Proteins from one Enterobacter bugandensis genomic window:
- the rutC gene encoding pyrimidine utilization protein C produces the protein MPKSVIIPPGTSTPIAPFVPGTLADNVVYVSGTLPFDKDNNVVFINDPKAQTRHVLETIKTVIETAGGTMEDVTFNSIFITDWKNYAAINEIYAEFFPGDKPARFCIQCGLVKPDALVEIATVAHIAK, from the coding sequence ATGCCGAAATCCGTAATCATCCCGCCTGGCACCAGCACGCCCATCGCCCCGTTCGTCCCCGGCACCCTCGCCGACAACGTGGTGTATGTCTCCGGCACGCTGCCGTTTGATAAAGACAACAACGTGGTATTTATCAACGACCCAAAGGCGCAAACCCGCCACGTGCTGGAGACGATCAAAACCGTGATCGAAACGGCAGGTGGCACGATGGAGGATGTGACCTTCAACAGCATCTTTATCACCGACTGGAAAAACTACGCCGCGATTAACGAAATATACGCCGAGTTCTTCCCCGGCGATAAACCGGCGCGGTTCTGCATTCAGTGCGGGCTGGTAAAACCGGACGCGCTGGTTGAGATCGCCACCGTTGCGCACATCGCGAAGTGA
- the rutB gene encoding pyrimidine utilization protein B translates to MTTLNARPEAITFAPQQSALIVVDMQNAYASQGGYLDLAGFDVSATRPVIENIKTAVAAARAAGMLIIWFQNGWDDQYVEAGGPGSPNFHKSNALKTMRKRPELQGKLLAKGGWDYQLVDELVPQAGDIVLPKPRYSGFFNTPLDSLLRSRGIRHLVFTGIATNVCVESTLRDGFFLEYFGVVLEDATHQAGPEFAQKAALFNIETFFGWVSNVADFCDALNPPLARIA, encoded by the coding sequence ATGACGACCTTAAACGCTCGCCCGGAAGCCATCACCTTTGCGCCGCAGCAGAGCGCGCTGATCGTGGTGGACATGCAAAACGCCTATGCCAGCCAGGGCGGTTATCTGGATCTGGCGGGGTTCGACGTCTCCGCCACAAGGCCGGTGATCGAGAACATCAAAACCGCCGTCGCCGCCGCGCGCGCGGCGGGAATGCTCATCATCTGGTTCCAGAACGGCTGGGATGACCAGTACGTCGAGGCAGGCGGCCCCGGCTCGCCCAACTTCCACAAGTCGAACGCCCTGAAAACCATGCGCAAGCGGCCCGAACTGCAGGGCAAGCTGCTGGCCAAAGGCGGCTGGGATTATCAGCTGGTGGATGAGTTGGTCCCGCAGGCGGGCGATATCGTCCTGCCGAAACCGCGCTACAGCGGCTTTTTCAACACCCCGCTCGACAGCCTGCTGCGCAGCCGGGGCATTCGCCACCTGGTGTTCACCGGCATTGCCACCAACGTCTGCGTGGAATCGACACTGCGCGACGGCTTTTTCCTCGAGTATTTCGGCGTGGTGCTGGAAGACGCGACCCATCAGGCCGGGCCGGAATTCGCCCAAAAGGCAGCTTTGTTCAATATCGAAACCTTTTTTGGCTGGGTCAGTAACGTTGCGGATTTCTGCGACGCCCTGAATCCTCCGCTCGCCCGTATCGCCTGA
- the rutA gene encoding pyrimidine utilization protein A codes for MKIGVFVPIGNNGWLISTTAPQYMPTFELNKAIVQKAEHYHFDFALSMIKLRGFGGKTEFWDHNLESFTLMAGLAAVTSRIQIYATAATLTLPPAIVARMASTIDSISGGRFGVNLVTGWQKPEYEQMGLWPGDDYFSRRYDYLTEYVQVLRDLWGTGKSDFKGDFFTMNDCRVSPQPSVPMKVICAGQSDAGMEFSAKYADFNFCFGKGVNTPAAFAPTAARMKEAADKTGRDVGSYVLFMVIADETDDAARAKWERYKDGADDEALSWLTEQSQKDTRSGADTNVRQMADPTSAVNINMGTLVGSYASVARMLDEVAAVPGAEGVLLTFDDFLTGVETFGERIQPLMQCRAHIPAVTKEVA; via the coding sequence ATGAAAATTGGCGTATTTGTACCCATCGGCAACAACGGCTGGCTTATCTCGACCACTGCACCGCAGTACATGCCGACCTTTGAGCTGAACAAAGCCATCGTGCAGAAAGCGGAGCACTACCATTTCGACTTTGCGCTTTCGATGATCAAGCTGCGCGGCTTTGGCGGCAAAACGGAATTCTGGGATCACAACCTGGAGTCCTTCACACTGATGGCCGGGCTGGCAGCGGTTACCTCGCGGATCCAGATCTACGCCACCGCGGCCACCCTCACCCTTCCGCCCGCGATCGTGGCACGCATGGCCTCCACCATCGACTCCATCTCCGGCGGGCGCTTTGGCGTTAACCTGGTCACCGGCTGGCAAAAACCGGAGTACGAGCAGATGGGACTCTGGCCGGGCGACGATTACTTCTCCCGTCGCTACGACTACCTGACCGAATACGTGCAGGTCCTGCGCGATCTGTGGGGCACCGGCAAAAGCGACTTCAAAGGCGACTTCTTTACCATGAACGACTGCCGCGTCAGCCCGCAGCCGTCGGTACCGATGAAGGTGATTTGCGCCGGGCAGAGCGACGCGGGCATGGAATTCTCCGCGAAATATGCTGACTTCAACTTCTGCTTCGGCAAAGGCGTTAACACCCCTGCCGCCTTTGCCCCGACCGCGGCACGCATGAAGGAGGCCGCCGACAAAACCGGGCGCGACGTGGGCTCGTACGTGCTGTTCATGGTCATTGCCGACGAAACCGACGACGCCGCACGCGCCAAATGGGAGCGGTATAAGGACGGCGCTGACGACGAAGCCCTGAGCTGGCTTACCGAGCAGAGCCAGAAAGACACCCGTTCCGGCGCAGACACCAACGTGCGTCAGATGGCCGACCCGACCTCCGCCGTCAATATCAACATGGGCACGCTGGTTGGCTCGTACGCCAGCGTTGCCAGGATGCTCGACGAAGTGGCAGCCGTTCCAGGGGCGGAGGGCGTCCTGCTGACCTTCGATGATTTCCTCACCGGCGTGGAAACCTTCGGCGAGCGCATCCAGCCGCTGATGCAGTGCCGCGCCCATATCCCTGCCGTCACGAAGGAGGTGGCGTAA
- the rutR gene encoding HTH-type transcriptional regulator RutR, with product MTQGAVKTPGKRSQAVSAKKQAILSAALETFSQFGIHGTRLEQVAEQSGVSKTNLLYYYPSKEALYVAVMQQILDIWLAPLKAFREELAPLVAIEEYIRLKLEVSRDYPQASRLFCLEMLQGAPLLQAELTGDLKQLVDDKSAIIAGWVASGKLAPVDPQHLIFMIWAATQHYADFAAQVEAVTGKTLQDEAFFQSTLENVQRMITEGIRVR from the coding sequence ATGACACAAGGCGCAGTGAAAACACCCGGAAAACGTTCGCAGGCGGTGAGCGCCAAGAAGCAGGCGATCCTCAGCGCCGCGCTGGAGACCTTTTCACAGTTTGGCATCCACGGCACGCGCCTGGAGCAGGTGGCGGAGCAGTCCGGGGTGTCTAAAACCAATCTGCTCTACTATTACCCGTCGAAAGAGGCGCTGTATGTGGCGGTGATGCAGCAGATCCTCGATATCTGGCTGGCGCCGCTCAAGGCATTTCGCGAAGAGCTGGCCCCGCTGGTGGCTATCGAGGAGTACATTCGCCTGAAGCTCGAGGTGTCGCGCGATTACCCGCAGGCGTCAAGGCTGTTTTGTCTTGAGATGCTGCAGGGCGCGCCGCTGCTACAGGCGGAGCTGACGGGGGATTTAAAGCAGCTGGTGGACGATAAGTCGGCGATTATCGCCGGATGGGTTGCCAGCGGTAAGCTGGCCCCGGTCGACCCGCAGCACCTGATCTTTATGATCTGGGCCGCTACCCAGCATTACGCTGACTTTGCGGCCCAGGTTGAGGCGGTGACCGGTAAAACGCTCCAGGACGAGGCGTTTTTCCAGAGCACACTCGAAAACGTGCAGCGGATGATTACCGAAGGGATCCGCGTGCGTTAA
- a CDS encoding lysozyme inhibitor LprI family protein — translation MKRYLIAGAALLLSTSALANECDNATTQLELNTCSAQQYQAADKKLNQTYQAAIKRAAAPQRDLLKKAQQAWITLRDADCAFIGSGTEGGSVQPMIVNQCLAEKTVEREAFLASLMQCEEGDLSCPLPPGN, via the coding sequence ATGAAACGATATCTTATCGCCGGTGCGGCACTGCTGCTCAGCACCAGCGCGCTTGCCAACGAGTGCGACAACGCCACTACGCAGCTTGAACTGAATACCTGTAGCGCGCAGCAGTACCAGGCAGCCGATAAAAAACTCAACCAGACCTATCAGGCCGCCATCAAACGCGCGGCGGCCCCCCAGCGCGACCTGCTGAAAAAAGCGCAGCAGGCGTGGATTACCCTGCGCGACGCGGACTGCGCGTTTATCGGTTCGGGGACGGAAGGCGGGAGCGTCCAGCCAATGATTGTTAACCAGTGCCTGGCGGAAAAAACCGTGGAGCGCGAGGCGTTTCTGGCCTCGCTGATGCAGTGTGAAGAGGGTGACTTAAGCTGCCCTCTCCCGCCGGGCAATTAA
- the putA gene encoding trifunctional transcriptional regulator/proline dehydrogenase/L-glutamate gamma-semialdehyde dehydrogenase has protein sequence MGMTTMGVKLDDATRERIKTAATRIDRTPHWLIKQAIFNYLERLESEDGLPELPALLTGAANESEDAATAVEENHQPFLEFAEQILPQSVSRAAITGAYRRAETDAVPMLLEQARLPEAIAAQAHSLAYQLADKLRNQKTATGRAGMVQGLLQEFSLSSQEGVALMCLAEALLRIPDKATRDALIRDKISNGNWHSHIGRSPSLFVNAATWGLLFTGKLVSTHNEANLSRSLNRIIGKSGEPLIRKGVDMAMRLMGEQFVTGETIAEALANARKLEDKGFRYSYDMLGEAALTAADAQAYMVSYQQAIHAIGKASNGRGIYEGPGISIKLSALHPRYSRAQYDRVMEELYPRLKSLTLLARQYDIGINIDAEEADRLEISLDLLEKLCFEPELAGWNGIGFVIQAYQKRCPFVIDYLIDLASRSRRRLMIRLVKGAYWDSEIKRAQMEGLEGYPVYTRKVYTDVSYLACAKKLLGVPNLIYPQFATHNAHTLAAIYSLAGQNYYPGQYEFQCLHGMGEPLYEQVTGKVADGKLNRPCRIYAPVGTHETLLAYLVRRLLENGANTSFVNRIADTTLPLDELVADPVQAVEKLAAQEGQIGLPHPKIALPRELYGAGRVNSAGLDLANEHRLASLSSALLNSALQKWQAKPILEQSVEDGEMQPVINPAEPKDIVGYAREATEAEVDQALESAVNNAPIWFATPPQERAAILERAAVLMEDQMQQLIGILVREAGKTFSNAIAEVREAVDFLHYYAGQVRDDFDNETHRPLGPVVCISPWNFPLAIFTGQIAAALAAGNSVLAKPAEQTPLIAAQGINILLEAGVPAGVVQLLPGRGETVGAKLTSDNRVRGVMFTGSTEVASLLQRNIATRLDAQGRPTPLIAETGGMNAMIVDSSALTEQVVVDVLASAFDSAGQRCSALRVLCLQDDVADHTLKMLRGAMAECRMGNPGRLTTDIGPVIDAEAKANIENHIQAMRAKGRPVFQAVRENSEDAREWQTGTFVPPTLIELASFDELKKEVFGPVLHVVRYNRNNLNALIDQINASGYGLTLGVHTRIDETIAQVTGTAKVGNLYVNRNMVGAVVGVQPFGGEGLSGTGPKAGGPLYLYRLLANRPENALGVTLARQDAEYQVDAQLKTVLTQPLEALIKWADNRPELRAIAQQYGELAQAGTQRLLPGPTGERNTWTLMPRERVLCVADNEQDALVQLAAAMATGCEVLWPDDALHRDLAKQLPKAVSARIRFAKADALLTQPFDAVIYHGDSDQLRELCEQVAARSGAIVSVQGFARGETNLLLERLYVERSLSVNTAAAGGNASLMTIG, from the coding sequence ATGGGGATGACCACCATGGGGGTTAAGCTGGATGACGCGACCCGCGAACGGATTAAGACCGCAGCAACCCGCATTGACCGCACACCGCACTGGTTAATCAAGCAGGCGATTTTTAACTATCTGGAAAGGCTGGAGAGTGAAGACGGCCTGCCTGAGCTGCCTGCCCTGCTGACGGGCGCAGCGAACGAAAGCGAAGACGCCGCGACGGCGGTGGAAGAAAACCACCAGCCGTTCCTCGAATTTGCCGAGCAGATCCTGCCGCAGTCCGTCAGCCGCGCCGCCATTACCGGGGCTTACCGCCGCGCCGAAACCGACGCCGTGCCAATGCTGCTGGAGCAGGCCCGCCTGCCGGAAGCCATTGCCGCCCAGGCGCACAGCCTGGCATATCAGTTAGCCGACAAGCTGCGCAACCAGAAAACCGCCACCGGCCGCGCCGGGATGGTGCAGGGCCTGTTGCAGGAGTTCTCCCTCTCCTCGCAGGAAGGCGTGGCGCTGATGTGCCTGGCGGAAGCGCTGCTGCGTATTCCGGATAAAGCTACCCGCGATGCGCTGATCCGCGACAAGATCAGCAACGGCAACTGGCACTCCCACATTGGCCGCAGCCCGTCGCTGTTCGTCAACGCCGCCACCTGGGGTCTGCTGTTTACCGGCAAGCTGGTCTCCACCCATAACGAAGCCAACCTGTCACGCTCTCTGAACCGCATTATCGGCAAGAGCGGCGAGCCGCTGATCCGCAAGGGCGTGGACATGGCGATGCGCCTGATGGGCGAGCAGTTCGTCACCGGGGAAACCATTGCCGAAGCGCTGGCGAATGCCCGCAAGCTGGAAGACAAAGGTTTCCGCTACTCCTACGACATGCTGGGTGAAGCGGCGCTCACCGCCGCCGACGCGCAGGCCTACATGGTCTCTTACCAGCAGGCGATCCACGCCATCGGTAAAGCGTCCAACGGTCGCGGTATTTATGAAGGCCCGGGCATCTCTATTAAGCTCTCCGCACTGCACCCGCGCTACAGCCGCGCGCAGTACGACCGGGTGATGGAAGAGCTCTATCCGCGCCTGAAGTCCCTGACCCTGCTGGCGCGCCAGTATGACATCGGCATCAACATCGACGCCGAAGAGGCTGACCGTCTGGAGATCTCCCTCGATCTGCTGGAAAAATTGTGCTTCGAGCCGGAACTGGCAGGCTGGAACGGGATTGGTTTCGTTATTCAGGCCTACCAGAAACGCTGTCCGTTCGTCATTGATTACCTGATTGACCTGGCCAGCCGCAGCCGTCGCCGCCTGATGATCCGCCTGGTGAAAGGCGCCTACTGGGACAGCGAAATCAAACGCGCCCAGATGGAAGGTCTGGAAGGCTATCCGGTTTATACCCGCAAGGTCTACACCGATGTCTCTTACCTCGCGTGCGCGAAAAAACTGCTCGGCGTGCCGAACCTGATTTATCCGCAGTTCGCGACCCACAACGCCCATACCCTGGCGGCGATCTACAGCCTGGCCGGGCAGAACTACTATCCGGGCCAGTACGAGTTCCAGTGCCTGCACGGCATGGGCGAACCGCTGTACGAGCAGGTCACCGGTAAAGTGGCGGACGGCAAGCTGAACCGCCCGTGCCGCATCTATGCCCCGGTGGGCACCCACGAAACCCTGCTGGCGTACCTGGTGCGTCGTCTGCTGGAGAACGGGGCGAACACCTCCTTCGTTAACCGTATCGCCGACACCACCCTGCCGCTCGACGAGCTGGTGGCCGATCCGGTGCAGGCCGTTGAGAAGCTGGCGGCGCAGGAAGGCCAGATTGGTCTGCCGCATCCGAAAATTGCCCTGCCGCGCGAGCTGTACGGCGCGGGCCGCGTCAACTCAGCGGGCCTGGATCTGGCGAACGAACACCGTCTGGCGTCGCTCTCCTCTGCCCTGCTCAACAGCGCATTGCAGAAATGGCAGGCTAAACCGATCCTTGAGCAGTCCGTTGAGGACGGTGAAATGCAGCCGGTGATCAACCCGGCAGAGCCGAAGGACATCGTCGGCTACGCGCGTGAAGCAACCGAAGCGGAAGTGGACCAGGCGCTGGAGAGCGCGGTGAATAACGCGCCAATCTGGTTCGCCACCCCGCCGCAGGAGCGTGCCGCCATTCTGGAACGTGCCGCGGTGCTGATGGAAGATCAGATGCAGCAGCTCATCGGCATTCTGGTGCGTGAGGCGGGGAAAACCTTCAGCAACGCCATCGCCGAAGTGCGTGAGGCGGTCGACTTCCTGCACTACTACGCCGGTCAGGTGCGCGATGATTTCGACAACGAAACGCACCGTCCGCTCGGTCCGGTGGTCTGTATCAGCCCGTGGAACTTCCCGCTGGCGATCTTCACCGGCCAGATTGCCGCCGCCCTTGCCGCAGGCAACAGCGTGCTGGCGAAACCGGCAGAGCAAACCCCGCTGATTGCCGCCCAGGGCATCAACATTCTTCTTGAAGCAGGCGTTCCGGCGGGCGTGGTGCAACTGCTGCCAGGGCGCGGTGAAACGGTGGGCGCCAAACTCACCTCCGATAACCGCGTGCGCGGCGTGATGTTTACCGGTTCGACCGAAGTGGCCTCCCTGCTGCAACGCAACATCGCCACCCGTCTGGATGCGCAGGGTCGTCCTACCCCACTTATCGCCGAAACCGGCGGCATGAACGCCATGATCGTTGACTCCTCCGCCCTCACCGAGCAGGTGGTGGTTGACGTGCTGGCCTCCGCCTTCGACAGCGCTGGTCAGCGCTGCTCCGCCCTGCGCGTGCTGTGCTTACAGGATGACGTGGCTGACCACACGCTGAAGATGCTGCGCGGCGCGATGGCGGAATGCCGCATGGGCAACCCGGGCCGTCTCACCACCGACATCGGGCCGGTGATCGACGCGGAAGCCAAAGCCAACATTGAAAACCATATTCAGGCCATGCGCGCCAAAGGCCGTCCGGTGTTCCAGGCGGTGCGCGAGAACAGCGAAGATGCCCGCGAGTGGCAGACTGGCACCTTCGTGCCGCCTACGCTGATTGAGCTGGCAAGCTTCGACGAGCTGAAAAAAGAGGTCTTCGGCCCGGTGCTGCACGTGGTGCGTTACAACCGTAACAACCTCAACGCGCTTATCGACCAGATCAACGCCTCCGGCTACGGCCTGACGCTCGGCGTGCATACCCGAATCGACGAGACCATTGCGCAGGTCACCGGCACGGCCAAAGTCGGCAACCTGTACGTCAACCGCAACATGGTTGGCGCGGTCGTGGGCGTGCAGCCGTTCGGCGGCGAAGGCCTCTCCGGTACGGGTCCGAAAGCGGGCGGCCCGCTCTACCTGTATCGTCTGCTGGCGAACCGTCCTGAGAACGCACTGGGAGTCACCCTGGCGCGTCAGGATGCGGAGTATCAGGTGGATGCGCAGCTGAAAACCGTGCTGACCCAGCCGCTGGAGGCGCTGATTAAGTGGGCTGATAACCGTCCTGAACTGCGTGCGATTGCGCAGCAGTACGGCGAGCTGGCGCAGGCCGGTACCCAGCGTCTGCTGCCGGGGCCAACCGGCGAGCGCAACACCTGGACGCTGATGCCGCGCGAACGCGTACTGTGCGTGGCGGATAACGAGCAGGACGCGCTGGTACAGCTAGCCGCGGCGATGGCCACCGGGTGTGAAGTGCTGTGGCCGGACGATGCGCTGCATCGCGATCTCGCCAAACAGCTGCCGAAAGCGGTCTCGGCCCGCATTCGCTTTGCGAAGGCCGATGCCCTGCTGACCCAGCCGTTTGACGCGGTGATCTACCACGGTGATTCCGACCAGCTGCGCGAGCTGTGCGAGCAGGTGGCGGCCCGCAGCGGGGCGATTGTTTCCGTGCAGGGCTTCGCCCGCGGGGAAACCAACCTGCTGCTGGAGCGTCTGTACGTGGAGCGCTCGCTCAGCGTCAACACTGCAGCGGCGGGCGGTAACGCCAGCCTGATGACAATCGGCTAA